From a region of the Streptomyces caniferus genome:
- a CDS encoding FKBP-type peptidyl-prolyl cis-trans isomerase, which produces MRRRRIAALIAVPLLLVSAAACGNDDSSEGGSAPKVSGQADAKPTVDKGEGSPPKKLQVKVLKKGDGPEVKKGEALNANYLGQTWDGKAFDNSWDRGAPATFEIGSGKVIKGWDEGLVGQKLGSRVELVIPPDKGYGAQAQQNIPANSTLVFVVDLKKIMPNKIEGKPVAQDNTDLPKVGTNIDAKAPKITLPKDTDAPKDIESATIIEGKGAPISPKSIVRANYTAVTWKGGKVLADTWAPGQPGAQDVPVAQLPGWKEGLKGKKAGSRVLIVVPKSKLTAEQQKSIGSDLVFSVDVLSVS; this is translated from the coding sequence GTGCGCCGACGCCGAATCGCAGCCCTGATCGCCGTGCCCCTGCTCCTCGTTTCCGCAGCGGCCTGCGGCAATGACGACTCATCCGAGGGCGGCTCAGCGCCGAAGGTGAGTGGGCAGGCGGATGCCAAGCCCACGGTCGACAAGGGGGAGGGCTCCCCGCCCAAGAAGCTTCAGGTCAAGGTCCTCAAGAAGGGCGACGGGCCGGAGGTGAAGAAGGGCGAGGCCCTCAACGCCAACTACCTCGGCCAGACCTGGGACGGCAAGGCCTTCGACAACAGCTGGGACCGCGGCGCGCCGGCCACCTTCGAGATCGGCAGCGGCAAGGTCATCAAGGGCTGGGACGAGGGCCTGGTGGGTCAGAAGCTCGGCAGCCGGGTGGAGTTGGTCATCCCGCCGGACAAGGGCTACGGGGCGCAGGCGCAGCAGAACATCCCGGCCAACTCCACGCTGGTCTTCGTCGTCGATCTCAAGAAGATCATGCCGAACAAGATCGAGGGCAAGCCGGTCGCGCAGGACAACACGGACCTCCCCAAGGTCGGCACCAACATCGACGCCAAGGCGCCGAAGATCACCCTCCCGAAGGACACGGACGCGCCGAAGGACATCGAGAGCGCGACGATCATCGAGGGCAAGGGCGCGCCGATCAGCCCGAAGAGCATCGTGCGTGCCAACTACACGGCGGTCACCTGGAAGGGTGGCAAGGTGCTCGCCGACACCTGGGCGCCGGGGCAGCCCGGGGCGCAGGACGTGCCGGTCGCTCAGCTGCCGGGCTGGAAGGAAGGCCTCAAGGGCAAGAAGGCCGGCAGCCGGGTGCTGATCGTGGTGCCGAAGAGCAAGCTGACCGCCGAGCAGCAGAAGTCCATCGGTTCTGACCTGGTGTTCTCCGTGGACGTCCTCAGCGTCAGCTGA
- the pafA gene encoding Pup--protein ligase codes for MDRRIFGLENEYGVTCTFRGQRRLSPDEVARYLFRRVVSWGRSSNVFLRNGARLYLDVGSHPEYATPECDNVTELVTHDKSGERILEGLLVDAERRLHEEGIAGDVYLFKNNTDSAGNSYGCHENYLVARHGEFSRLADILIPFLVTRQLLCGAGKVLQTPRGAVYCVSQRAEHIWEGVSSATTRSRPIINTRDEPHADAERYRRLHVIVGDSNMSETTMMLKVGATDLVLRMIEAGTVMRDLTLENPIRAIREVSHDITGQRKVRLASGREASALEVQQEYYEKAVDFVDRRGIRTGTVERVLELWGRTLEAIRDEELDRISTEIDWVMKHQLIERYRTKNNITMSHPRVAQIDLAYHDIHRRRGLYYLLERKGQAARICNDLKIFEGKSVPPQTTRARLRGDFIRRAQEQRRDFTVDWVHLKLNDQAQRTVLCKDPFRSVDDRVEKLIAGM; via the coding sequence ATGGACCGCCGCATTTTCGGGCTGGAGAACGAGTACGGCGTCACGTGCACGTTCAGGGGACAGCGCCGACTGTCGCCTGACGAAGTGGCGCGGTACCTCTTCCGCCGTGTCGTGTCATGGGGCCGCAGCAGCAATGTCTTCCTGCGGAACGGTGCCCGCCTGTACTTGGATGTGGGTTCGCACCCGGAATACGCAACTCCCGAGTGCGACAACGTGACCGAGCTGGTCACGCACGACAAGTCCGGCGAGCGCATTCTCGAGGGCCTGCTCGTCGACGCCGAGCGCCGCCTGCATGAGGAGGGAATCGCGGGCGACGTCTATCTCTTCAAGAACAACACCGATTCGGCGGGAAACTCCTACGGGTGTCACGAGAATTATCTCGTCGCCCGTCATGGTGAGTTCTCCCGGCTCGCGGACATCCTCATTCCGTTCCTCGTCACCCGTCAGCTGCTGTGCGGCGCGGGCAAGGTGCTGCAGACTCCGCGGGGCGCCGTCTACTGCGTCAGCCAGCGTGCGGAGCACATCTGGGAGGGCGTCTCCTCGGCGACGACCCGCTCCCGGCCGATCATCAATACCCGCGACGAACCGCATGCGGACGCCGAGCGCTATCGCCGGCTGCATGTCATCGTCGGCGACTCCAACATGTCCGAGACGACCATGATGCTGAAGGTCGGGGCCACCGACCTCGTGCTGCGCATGATCGAGGCGGGCACGGTCATGCGCGATCTGACGCTGGAGAACCCGATCCGGGCCATCCGTGAGGTCAGCCATGACATCACCGGCCAGCGCAAGGTGCGGCTGGCCAGCGGGCGCGAGGCATCGGCGCTCGAGGTCCAGCAGGAGTACTACGAGAAGGCCGTGGACTTCGTCGACCGCCGCGGAATCCGTACGGGCACCGTCGAGCGGGTCCTGGAACTGTGGGGCCGTACGCTCGAGGCGATCCGGGACGAGGAGCTCGACCGCATCTCGACCGAGATCGACTGGGTGATGAAACATCAGCTCATCGAGCGGTACCGCACAAAGAACAACATCACCATGTCCCACCCCCGGGTGGCGCAGATAGACCTCGCGTACCACGACATCCACCGTCGCCGGGGGCTCTACTACCTCCTGGAGCGGAAGGGGCAAGCGGCGCGGATCTGCAACGACTTGAAGATCTTCGAGGGCAAGTCGGTCCCGCCGCAGACCACGCGCGCCAGGCTGCGCGGCGACTTCATTCGCCGTGCGCAGGAACAGCGCCGTGATTTCACCGTCGACTGGGTGCATCTCAAGCTGAACGACCAGGCGCAGCGAACGGTCCTGTGCAAGGACCCCTTCCGTTCGGTGGACGACCGGGTGGAGAAGCTGATCGCAGGTATGTGA
- a CDS encoding MFS transporter, with the protein MAAGYAELLRTRHAARLLTGTLVGRLPNATAALAVVLFVRAEGGSYALAGALSAVYGVCNAVGQPLLGRAVDLHGQPRVMLPASVLSALGMALLAAVGLQPLWLAYAAMVIAGFFTPPLEGGLRALWPGVLKRADRVHAAYALDAVAQEVMFAVGPLLVTLCVAAWSEGVALLVINLLGVLGALSVVVSEPSRQWRSGPREAHWLGALRSAGMLVLIGAFFFVGLALGSIAVAAVAYADEHGGGMVASLLLSALGVGALIGGLGYGAREWPGRPEGRLRLLIGLLALGYLPLALAPGVAGMTALTGVAGVFLAPALACAFVVVDRHAPRGTVTEAFSWLVTTFGVGSAVGASVVGPAVEGGGAVAGFAVAGAGGLAALLVLLSTKRFLGEPVLGPAGAAPAENDRNGAVEPGFRAGRQA; encoded by the coding sequence ATGGCCGCGGGATATGCGGAGCTGCTCAGAACCCGGCACGCGGCCCGGCTCCTGACGGGGACCTTGGTCGGCAGGCTGCCGAACGCCACGGCGGCGCTGGCCGTGGTCCTCTTCGTGCGCGCCGAGGGCGGCAGCTACGCCCTGGCCGGGGCGCTCTCCGCGGTCTACGGCGTCTGCAACGCCGTCGGCCAGCCGCTGCTGGGCCGGGCGGTGGACCTCCACGGGCAGCCGCGGGTGATGCTGCCCGCCTCGGTGCTCTCCGCGCTCGGCATGGCGCTGCTCGCGGCCGTCGGTCTGCAGCCGCTGTGGCTCGCCTACGCCGCCATGGTGATCGCCGGATTTTTCACCCCGCCCCTGGAGGGCGGCCTGCGGGCGCTGTGGCCCGGCGTCCTCAAGCGTGCGGACCGGGTGCACGCCGCCTATGCGCTGGACGCGGTGGCACAGGAAGTCATGTTCGCGGTGGGACCGCTGCTGGTGACGCTGTGTGTGGCGGCCTGGTCGGAGGGGGTCGCACTGCTGGTGATCAATCTGCTCGGGGTGCTCGGGGCGCTCTCCGTGGTGGTCTCCGAGCCGTCCCGGCAGTGGCGCAGCGGGCCGCGTGAGGCGCACTGGCTGGGCGCGTTGCGCTCGGCCGGGATGCTGGTGCTGATCGGGGCGTTCTTCTTCGTGGGCCTGGCGCTGGGGTCGATCGCGGTCGCCGCGGTGGCGTACGCCGATGAGCACGGCGGGGGGATGGTCGCCAGCCTGCTGCTGTCCGCGCTGGGGGTCGGTGCGCTGATCGGCGGCCTGGGCTACGGCGCGCGCGAGTGGCCGGGGCGGCCGGAGGGGCGCCTGCGGTTGCTGATCGGGCTGCTGGCACTGGGCTATCTGCCGCTGGCGCTGGCGCCGGGGGTGGCCGGGATGACGGCGTTGACCGGTGTCGCGGGGGTGTTCCTGGCGCCGGCGCTGGCCTGTGCCTTCGTGGTGGTGGACCGTCATGCGCCGCGGGGCACGGTGACGGAGGCGTTCTCCTGGCTGGTGACGACGTTCGGTGTCGGCTCGGCGGTGGGTGCTTCCGTGGTGGGTCCGGCCGTCGAAGGCGGTGGCGCGGTGGCGGGATTCGCGGTGGCAGGCGCCGGTGGGCTCGCCGCGCTGCTCGTCCTTTTGTCGACGAAGCGATTTCTCGGGGAACCCGTACTGGGCCCGGCAGGTGCGGCCCCGGCGGAAAATGATCGAAACGGGGCCGTCGAACCCGGTTTCAGAGCAGGCCGTCAGGCGTAA
- a CDS encoding LacI family DNA-binding transcriptional regulator, whose product MTSNETAAPGRRPAARTTSRDVARAAGVSQAAVSLVLGDKWRGRVSPAKAEAVRTAARELGYRPNLAARSLRMGRTRTALLVVPALTTEFFARVYTGAARIAADHGFGVVLYPSPEGIGPARDPFDSAAATLDGVIASSMAAEALTALRDADLPLVMLDSDPDDERATATVNLDIADGVRQLTAHLTALGHRRITHLAADVDSWTFDLRARAVAEALENTPGARLRRQPAALGVDAGLHAAHTALTAPGPRPTALLCDDDIIAAGACKAVRRLGLRVPEDVSVTGFDDLALAVAVEPELTTVRLPAEEFGEAGMRALMSVLDGRPAEAPTLPVELVTRGSTAPPANAPGNAERPGGQ is encoded by the coding sequence GTGACCAGCAACGAGACCGCCGCACCCGGAAGGCGCCCGGCCGCCCGCACGACCAGCCGGGACGTGGCCCGCGCCGCCGGAGTCTCCCAGGCCGCCGTCTCGCTGGTCCTGGGCGACAAATGGCGCGGCCGGGTCTCCCCCGCCAAGGCCGAAGCCGTCCGCACCGCCGCCCGCGAGCTGGGCTACCGCCCCAACCTCGCCGCCCGCAGCCTGCGGATGGGCCGCACCCGCACCGCGCTCCTCGTCGTCCCCGCCCTGACCACCGAATTCTTCGCCCGCGTCTACACCGGCGCGGCCCGGATCGCCGCCGACCACGGCTTCGGAGTGGTCCTCTACCCGTCCCCCGAGGGCATCGGCCCGGCCCGCGACCCCTTCGACTCCGCCGCGGCCACCCTGGACGGCGTGATCGCCTCGTCCATGGCAGCCGAGGCCCTCACCGCCCTCCGCGACGCGGACCTGCCCCTGGTCATGCTCGACAGCGACCCCGACGACGAGCGGGCCACCGCCACCGTCAACCTCGACATCGCCGACGGCGTACGCCAGTTGACCGCCCATCTGACGGCCCTCGGCCACCGCCGCATCACCCACCTCGCGGCCGATGTGGACTCCTGGACCTTCGATCTGCGCGCCCGTGCCGTCGCCGAAGCCCTGGAGAACACCCCCGGCGCCCGGCTGCGCCGGCAGCCGGCCGCCCTCGGCGTCGACGCCGGGCTGCACGCCGCACACACCGCCCTGACCGCCCCCGGCCCCCGCCCCACCGCCCTGCTCTGCGACGACGACATCATCGCCGCGGGCGCCTGCAAGGCCGTACGGCGGCTGGGCCTGCGGGTCCCCGAGGACGTCTCCGTGACCGGCTTCGACGACCTGGCCCTGGCCGTCGCCGTCGAACCGGAGCTGACGACCGTACGACTGCCCGCCGAGGAGTTCGGCGAGGCCGGCATGCGGGCCCTGATGAGCGTCCTCGACGGCCGCCCGGCCGAGGCGCCCACCCTGCCGGTCGAACTGGTCACCCGGGGCTCCACCGCCCCGCCCGCGAACGCCCCCGGAAACGCGGAGCGCCCCGGCGGGCAGTGA
- the prcA gene encoding proteasome subunit alpha, whose translation MSTPFYVSPQQAMADRAEYARKGIARGRSVVVLQYTDGVVFVAENPSRALHKVSEIYDRIAFAAVGKYNEFENLRIGGVRYADLRGYTYDREDVTARGLANVYAQTLGTIFSSAAEKPYEVELIVAEVGAAPEDDQIYRLPHDGSIVDEHGSVAVGGNADQISSYLDQRHRDGMTLAEALKLAVESLSRDNNGGERRLTAEQLEVATLDRTRPQQRKFKRILGRQLSRLLDESGGADTGDAAADADAGDGAGESGATAEGTGAKGKESKGKGSSAGEDGSEGEPLL comes from the coding sequence GTGTCGACGCCGTTCTATGTCTCACCCCAGCAGGCCATGGCCGACCGCGCGGAGTACGCCCGCAAGGGCATCGCGCGCGGCCGCAGTGTCGTGGTGCTGCAGTACACCGACGGCGTGGTCTTCGTCGCCGAGAATCCCTCCCGCGCCCTGCACAAGGTCAGCGAGATCTATGACCGCATCGCCTTCGCGGCGGTCGGCAAGTACAACGAGTTCGAGAATCTGCGGATCGGCGGTGTGCGCTACGCCGATCTGCGGGGCTACACCTACGACCGGGAGGACGTGACCGCGCGGGGCCTGGCGAACGTCTACGCCCAGACGCTCGGCACGATCTTCTCCAGCGCCGCCGAGAAGCCCTACGAGGTCGAGCTGATCGTCGCCGAGGTCGGGGCGGCCCCCGAGGACGACCAGATCTACCGGCTGCCGCACGACGGCTCGATCGTCGACGAGCACGGCTCGGTGGCGGTCGGCGGCAATGCCGACCAGATCAGCAGCTATCTCGACCAGCGTCACCGTGACGGTATGACGCTGGCCGAGGCGCTCAAGCTGGCGGTGGAGTCGCTGTCGCGCGACAACAACGGCGGTGAGCGCCGGCTGACCGCCGAGCAGCTGGAGGTCGCGACGCTGGACCGTACGCGCCCGCAGCAGCGCAAGTTCAAGCGGATCCTGGGGCGGCAGCTGTCCCGGCTGCTGGACGAGAGCGGCGGGGCGGACACCGGGGACGCGGCGGCGGACGCCGATGCGGGTGACGGTGCCGGAGAGTCCGGGGCCACCGCGGAGGGAACCGGCGCCAAGGGCAAGGAGAGCAAGGGCAAGGGCAGCTCTGCGGGCGAGGACGGCTCCGAAGGGGAGCCGCTGCTCTGA
- the prcB gene encoding proteasome subunit beta, whose product MEANIRSTGRLPAAFLTPGSSSFMDFLGEHSPALLPGNRPLPPVQGVIEAPHGTTIVATAFPGGVVLAGDRRATMGNVIAQRDIEKVFPADEYSAVGIAGTAGLAVEMVKLFQLELEHFEKVEGAQLSLEGKANRLSTMIRSNLGMAMQGLAVVPLFAGYDLDREKGRIFSYDVTGGRSEEHGYAATGSGSVFARSALKKLYREDFTEDQAATAVVQALYDAADDDSATGGPDMGRRIYPIVTAITEDGFKRLSDDEVSEIARAVHERRLEQPDGPRAALL is encoded by the coding sequence GTGGAAGCCAATATTCGAAGCACCGGGCGTCTACCAGCTGCCTTCCTGACGCCCGGATCCTCGTCCTTCATGGATTTCCTCGGCGAGCACTCGCCCGCGCTGCTGCCGGGCAACCGCCCGTTGCCGCCGGTGCAGGGTGTCATCGAGGCGCCGCACGGCACGACGATCGTTGCCACGGCGTTCCCCGGAGGCGTGGTGCTCGCCGGCGACCGGCGGGCGACCATGGGCAATGTCATCGCGCAGCGTGATATCGAGAAGGTCTTCCCGGCCGACGAGTATTCGGCGGTCGGCATCGCGGGCACGGCGGGTCTCGCGGTGGAGATGGTCAAGCTCTTCCAGCTGGAGCTGGAGCACTTCGAGAAGGTCGAGGGTGCCCAACTCTCCCTGGAGGGCAAGGCGAATCGTCTGTCGACGATGATTCGCAGCAACCTCGGGATGGCCATGCAGGGCCTCGCCGTGGTGCCGTTGTTCGCCGGATACGACCTCGACCGCGAGAAGGGCCGGATCTTCTCGTACGACGTCACCGGCGGGCGGTCGGAGGAGCACGGTTACGCGGCGACGGGTTCCGGCTCGGTCTTCGCGCGCAGTGCGCTGAAGAAGCTCTACCGGGAGGATTTCACGGAGGATCAGGCCGCGACCGCCGTCGTCCAGGCGCTCTATGACGCGGCCGACGACGATTCGGCGACCGGCGGGCCCGATATGGGGCGGCGGATCTACCCCATCGTCACGGCGATCACCGAGGACGGCTTCAAGAGGCTCAGTGACGACGAGGTCTCCGAGATCGCCCGTGCCGTGCATGAGCGCCGCCTCGAACAGCCCGACGGCCCGCGCGCCGCGCTGCTCTGA
- a CDS encoding endonuclease VII domain-containing protein yields the protein MAERDAMIKERSGICPICVEPGREHVDHDRDTGKVRGVLCFNCNSALGKLRDDPDALRRAIAYLEGNVWKPIFEAPGVYQLPS from the coding sequence GTGGCCGAGCGGGACGCGATGATCAAGGAGCGGTCCGGTATCTGCCCGATCTGCGTCGAGCCAGGTCGCGAGCATGTGGATCACGACCGCGATACGGGTAAGGTCCGAGGCGTACTGTGCTTCAACTGCAACTCGGCACTCGGCAAGTTGAGGGATGACCCCGACGCCCTGCGGCGGGCCATCGCATATCTGGAAGGAAACGTGTGGAAGCCAATATTCGAAGCACCGGGCGTCTACCAGCTGCCTTCCTGA
- a CDS encoding ubiquitin-like protein Pup, with amino-acid sequence MATKDSGGGQAKATRSTEEVEEQTEDAQASEDLKERQEKLSDDVDSVLDEIDDVLEENAEDFVRSFVQKGGQ; translated from the coding sequence ATGGCGACCAAGGACAGCGGCGGCGGACAGGCAAAGGCCACGCGTTCCACCGAAGAGGTCGAGGAGCAGACAGAGGACGCGCAGGCCTCGGAAGACCTCAAGGAACGCCAGGAAAAGTTGTCGGACGACGTGGATTCCGTTCTGGACGAAATCGACGATGTGCTCGAGGAGAACGCAGAGGACTTCGTTCGGTCCTTCGTGCAAAAAGGCGGACAATAG
- the dop gene encoding depupylase/deamidase Dop produces the protein MTVRRVMGIETEYGISVPGHPNANAMLTSSQVVNAYAAAMHRARRARWDFEEENPLRDARGFDLARDNADASQLTDEDIGLANVILTNGARLYVDHAHPEYSAPEVTNPRDAVLWDKAGERIMAEAAERAAQVPGAQPIHLYKNNTDNKGASYGTHENYLMKRETPFSDIVRHLTPFFVSRQVVTGAGRVGIGQDGHEHGFQLSQRADYFEVEVGLETTLKRPIINTRDEPHADAEKYRRLHVIIGDANLSEISTYLKLGTTSLVLSMIEDGFIAVDLAVDQPVRTLHQVSHDPTLQHLITLRSGRTLTGVQLQMEYFELARKYVEDRYGADADEQTKDVLTRWEDVLGRLENDPMSLSGELDWVAKRELMEGYRRRDGLEWDAARLHLIDLQYADVRPEKGLYNRLAARGKMKRLLDETQVERAEQKPPEDTRAYFRGRCLEQYADDVAAASWDSVIFDLPGRDSLQRVPTLEPLRGTRKHVKELLDRCRTAEELVRTLSGR, from the coding sequence CCGGCCACCCGAACGCCAATGCCATGCTCACCTCGTCCCAGGTCGTCAACGCCTACGCGGCCGCGATGCACCGGGCACGCCGTGCCCGCTGGGACTTCGAGGAGGAGAACCCGCTGCGGGACGCCCGCGGCTTCGACCTCGCACGCGACAACGCGGACGCCAGCCAGCTCACGGACGAGGACATCGGCCTGGCCAACGTGATCCTCACCAACGGCGCCAGGCTCTACGTCGACCATGCCCACCCCGAGTACAGCGCCCCCGAGGTCACCAACCCGCGGGACGCGGTGCTGTGGGACAAGGCCGGCGAGCGGATCATGGCCGAGGCGGCCGAACGGGCCGCCCAGGTCCCCGGCGCCCAGCCCATCCACCTCTACAAGAACAACACCGACAACAAGGGCGCCTCCTACGGGACGCACGAGAACTACCTGATGAAGCGGGAGACCCCGTTCTCGGACATCGTGCGGCACCTGACGCCGTTCTTCGTCTCCCGCCAGGTGGTCACCGGCGCCGGCCGGGTCGGGATCGGCCAGGACGGGCATGAGCACGGCTTCCAGCTCAGCCAGCGCGCCGACTACTTCGAGGTGGAGGTCGGGCTGGAGACGACGCTCAAACGGCCCATCATCAACACCCGCGACGAACCGCACGCGGACGCGGAGAAGTACCGCAGGCTGCACGTCATCATCGGGGACGCCAACCTCTCCGAGATCTCGACGTACCTGAAGCTGGGCACCACCTCCCTGGTGCTCTCCATGATCGAGGACGGCTTCATCGCCGTCGACCTGGCCGTCGACCAGCCCGTCCGCACCCTCCACCAGGTCTCGCACGACCCCACTCTGCAACACCTGATCACGCTCCGCAGCGGCCGCACGCTCACCGGCGTACAGCTCCAGATGGAGTACTTCGAGCTGGCCCGCAAATATGTCGAGGACCGTTACGGAGCGGATGCGGACGAGCAGACCAAGGACGTCCTGACCCGGTGGGAGGACGTGCTCGGCCGGCTGGAGAACGACCCGATGAGCCTGTCCGGCGAGCTGGACTGGGTCGCCAAGCGGGAGCTGATGGAGGGCTACCGGCGCCGGGACGGCCTGGAGTGGGACGCCGCGCGCCTGCACCTCATCGACCTGCAGTACGCCGACGTGCGGCCCGAGAAGGGCCTGTACAACCGTCTGGCGGCCCGCGGCAAGATGAAGCGCCTCCTGGACGAGACCCAGGTCGAGCGGGCCGAGCAGAAGCCTCCGGAGGACACCAGGGCCTACTTCCGCGGTCGCTGCCTGGAGCAGTACGCGGACGACGTCGCGGCCGCCTCCTGGGATTCGGTCATCTTCGACCTGCCCGGCCGTGACTCCCTGCAACGGGTCCCCACGCTGGAGCCGCTGCGGGGCACCCGTAAGCACGTGAAGGAGCTTCTCGACCGCTGTCGTACCGCGGAGGAGCTGGTGAGGACGCTTTCCGGCCGCTGA